One genomic region from Candidatus Edwardsbacteria bacterium encodes:
- a CDS encoding histidine kinase, whose protein sequence is MSSLKPKSTDQELLVLDDFYSSKLQHLMSYRVRRVLLVASLYDSYILEEEGRLADLLGQVYKQRDLGYVPVITRTAGGQAALKAVDEEAFDLVVTIQRLGDMDPFTFGRAVKEKHPGLPVVVLAYNTPELQRLVEADDGHSVDKIFAWQGDGKIMAGIIQYIEDVKNSDHDTGLVGVPNLLILEDSIPFYSSYIYLIYEELWNQTSRLLHENLSFTQRVLRQNGRPQVHLAGSYEQAVAIYQKFKDSMLGIFSDIRCPRNGKLDDRAGIDFVKLVRAQQPFLPIMFQSSEENTQQIARELDAAHLLKNSPTLISDFHQILTDHFNFGDLVFRNENRNEVARVTNIEAFLSVVDSLPPDILSTYYRHDDLKRWLLVRTEFQLAQKIYQPGIAGQADPLLLRRAIKDAFLEHYNSMHRGGVFYYSRQFNLKQWHFYRMGGGSMGGKARGLAFIDKVLSSNLKESDFPEVKISIPRTLVLGTDLFDEFVRKNDLFSMALQEKSDIRIANAFLHAELPATIVGDLLDFIRQLKTPLAVRSSSLLEDALYQPFAGIYVTKMIPNNEPNLDARFLSLANAIKLVWASTFFQQAKAYIESTNHRVEEEKMAVVIQEVVGQKRDGSFYPDFSGVARSYNYYPVGSATPEDGVVNVALGLGKTVVDGGSSLRFTPAYPRVLPQFGTTKEMLNNSQREFYAINMKSLATTAFADEDQFLLKADLKQAELDGTLGNLASTYSPQNDQFYDGINQPGPRSVTFANILKNDIFPLAGILERLLQLSREAMGCPIEMEFAVSLDARNVLPAEFGFLQVRPLVVGDELVKVDLKENNFKNALCYSHQVLGNGVNKELADVVYVKPDTFNAANSQQITYEIEKFNARLKEEDRNYILIGPGRWGSSDPWLGIPVKWNQISRAKTMVEVSLPNMNVDPSQGSHFFQNMTSLRIGYFTVPLDPEHGGMDWARLEQGPVIGESENVRHLRFAKPLTVMIDGRTGHGVILLD, encoded by the coding sequence ATGTCTTCCCTAAAACCTAAATCAACCGACCAAGAACTGCTGGTCCTGGACGATTTCTATTCATCCAAACTGCAGCACCTTATGTCCTACCGGGTTCGCCGAGTCCTGCTGGTGGCCAGCCTGTACGATTCATACATCCTGGAGGAGGAAGGACGGCTGGCCGACCTGCTGGGCCAAGTCTATAAACAGCGCGACCTGGGCTATGTGCCGGTCATCACCCGGACCGCAGGCGGCCAGGCCGCCTTAAAAGCGGTGGATGAGGAAGCGTTCGACTTGGTGGTCACCATCCAGCGGCTGGGGGACATGGACCCCTTCACCTTCGGCCGGGCGGTAAAGGAAAAACATCCCGGCCTGCCGGTGGTGGTGCTGGCCTACAATACACCGGAGCTGCAGCGGCTGGTGGAGGCCGATGACGGCCATTCGGTGGATAAGATCTTCGCCTGGCAGGGCGACGGCAAGATAATGGCCGGCATCATCCAGTACATTGAGGATGTCAAGAACTCCGATCATGACACCGGGCTGGTGGGCGTCCCTAACCTGCTAATTCTGGAGGATTCAATCCCCTTCTATTCCTCCTACATTTACTTAATATACGAGGAACTGTGGAACCAGACCAGCCGTTTGCTGCATGAGAACCTGTCCTTTACCCAGAGAGTGCTCAGACAGAACGGCCGGCCCCAGGTCCACCTGGCCGGCAGCTACGAGCAGGCGGTGGCCATCTACCAAAAGTTCAAGGACAGTATGCTGGGAATCTTTAGCGATATCCGCTGTCCGCGTAATGGAAAACTGGATGACCGGGCCGGGATCGATTTCGTCAAACTGGTAAGGGCCCAGCAACCCTTCCTTCCCATAATGTTCCAGTCCAGCGAAGAGAATACCCAACAGATCGCCCGGGAACTGGACGCGGCCCACCTGCTGAAAAACAGCCCCACCCTGATCAGCGATTTTCACCAGATCCTGACCGATCATTTCAATTTTGGCGACTTGGTGTTCCGGAACGAGAATCGGAACGAGGTGGCCCGGGTGACCAATATCGAGGCCTTCCTGTCAGTGGTGGACAGTCTGCCGCCCGACATACTCTCTACCTATTACCGCCATGACGATCTCAAGCGCTGGCTACTGGTCCGCACCGAGTTCCAGCTGGCCCAGAAGATCTACCAGCCCGGGATTGCCGGCCAGGCCGATCCCCTTCTGCTGCGCCGGGCCATCAAGGATGCTTTCCTGGAGCATTACAACAGCATGCACCGAGGCGGCGTTTTTTATTATTCCCGGCAATTCAATCTCAAGCAGTGGCATTTCTACCGGATGGGCGGCGGCTCCATGGGCGGTAAGGCCCGGGGCCTGGCTTTCATCGACAAGGTCCTGTCCTCTAATCTGAAGGAGAGTGATTTTCCGGAGGTCAAGATCTCCATTCCCCGCACCTTGGTGCTGGGCACCGATCTATTCGACGAGTTCGTCCGCAAGAACGACCTTTTCAGCATGGCCCTGCAGGAGAAATCGGATATCCGAATAGCCAACGCCTTCCTTCATGCCGAACTGCCGGCCACCATCGTGGGCGACCTGCTGGATTTTATCCGGCAATTGAAGACCCCGCTGGCGGTACGGTCCTCCAGCCTGCTGGAGGACGCCCTCTACCAGCCCTTCGCCGGGATCTACGTCACCAAGATGATCCCCAACAACGAACCGAACCTGGATGCCAGGTTCCTGAGCCTGGCCAACGCCATCAAGCTGGTGTGGGCCTCCACCTTCTTCCAGCAGGCCAAGGCCTACATCGAATCCACCAACCACCGGGTGGAGGAGGAAAAAATGGCGGTGGTCATCCAGGAGGTGGTGGGCCAGAAACGGGACGGCAGCTTCTATCCCGATTTCTCCGGGGTGGCCCGCTCCTACAACTACTACCCGGTGGGCAGCGCCACCCCCGAGGACGGGGTGGTCAACGTGGCCCTGGGGCTGGGCAAGACGGTGGTGGACGGAGGATCATCCTTAAGGTTCACCCCGGCCTATCCCCGGGTCCTGCCGCAGTTCGGCACCACCAAGGAGATGCTCAACAACTCCCAGCGCGAATTCTACGCCATAAACATGAAGTCCCTGGCCACCACTGCCTTTGCCGATGAGGACCAGTTCCTGCTGAAGGCCGATCTGAAGCAGGCCGAGCTGGACGGCACTCTGGGCAACCTGGCCTCCACCTATTCGCCCCAGAACGATCAATTCTACGACGGCATCAACCAGCCCGGGCCCCGCAGCGTCACCTTTGCCAATATCCTGAAAAATGATATCTTCCCCCTGGCCGGGATATTGGAGCGGCTGTTGCAACTCTCCCGGGAGGCCATGGGCTGTCCCATCGAGATGGAGTTTGCGGTCAGCCTGGACGCCCGGAACGTGCTTCCGGCCGAGTTCGGTTTTCTGCAGGTGCGCCCCCTGGTGGTGGGCGACGAGTTGGTCAAGGTAGATCTCAAGGAGAATAATTTTAAGAATGCCCTGTGTTACAGCCATCAGGTGCTGGGCAACGGGGTCAACAAGGAACTGGCGGATGTGGTTTATGTCAAGCCCGACACCTTCAATGCCGCCAACAGCCAGCAGATAACTTACGAGATAGAGAAATTTAACGCCCGGCTCAAAGAGGAGGATCGCAATTATATTCTAATCGGCCCCGGACGCTGGGGATCGTCGGATCCCTGGCTGGGCATCCCTGTAAAATGGAACCAGATCAGCCGGGCCAAGACCATGGTCGAGGTCAGCCTGCCCAACATGAATGTGGATCCCTCTCAGGGCTCGCACTTCTTCCAGAACATGACCTCGCTGAGGATCGGATATTTCACCGTGCCCCTGGACCCGGAGCACGGCGGGATGGACTGGGCCCGGCTGGAGCAGGGGCCGGTGATCGGCGAATCGGAGAACGTCCGGCACCTGCGCTTTGCCAAGCCGCTGACGGTGATGATTGATGGCCGCACCGGCCATGGCGTTATTTTGTTAGACTGA
- a CDS encoding PEP/pyruvate-binding domain-containing protein, which translates to MPHNKPEWQVIIDLLRDTNPVLLSRIGRKMMNHLYKRNISRIEVLMKRLESTSTDWEYSENQPVPRLNQVLLQEIMDEVFTIAAQEVSAEEIVRMISLWVKHEQARFLAMAAEKRDVPLADITEAVTRFSLMPDAQKTLSPEERIGVRVALIRRFFSEDLDYINTTKNFVTVFDFAPVLSRTIGPATGNGKLGGKAAGLFRAEKILLAAKKDNIALRNLSIPKTWYVTSDGIMDFLHFNALEEMPTIKYRDPVEIRQEYPYIEQIFKNSSMSPEIIAGLSLALDDFADRPLVVRSSSLLEDTLGSSFAGKYKSLFVANQGTKREKLEALIDAIEEVYASVFGPDPIEYRRERGLLDFNEEMAIVIQEVVGRRIGKYFFPAYAGVAFSSNEFRWSPRIKREDGIIRLVAGLGTRAVDRMGDDYPTLVCPGQPGLKVNVSPEEVMWYSQKNIDVINLTTRRFETVNFEKLLQECGQEYPALPQIISIYQDGQLFSPVGTMIDYDKGAPVVTFSKLLTHGPFIPQIKAILDILSKELGWPVDIEFACDGDIHKLYLLQCRPQSQSGGVHNIPVPQDVPKDDILFTADKFITTAQVEDIEYLVYVDPEEYDSLPTMEELIQVGRTIGELNNKLPRQKFILMGPGRWGSRGDIKLGVRVGYSDINNTAMLIEVAKKKKDYVPEVSFGTHFFQDLVEARIRYLPLYPDEKNMVFNEKFFNNAPNLLKRILPDAKKMDKVIKVINVSKMMADATVSVIMDGDNDQALGYIKRN; encoded by the coding sequence TTGCCCCATAACAAGCCCGAATGGCAGGTGATCATCGACCTGCTGCGTGACACCAACCCCGTACTGCTGAGCCGGATCGGCCGCAAAATGATGAACCACCTCTACAAGCGCAACATCTCCAGGATCGAGGTGCTGATGAAGCGATTAGAGTCCACCTCCACCGACTGGGAGTACAGCGAGAACCAGCCCGTGCCCCGCCTGAACCAGGTGCTGTTGCAGGAGATCATGGACGAGGTGTTCACCATCGCCGCCCAGGAGGTCAGCGCCGAGGAGATCGTCCGGATGATCAGCCTGTGGGTCAAGCACGAACAGGCCCGCTTCCTGGCCATGGCCGCCGAGAAAAGGGACGTCCCCCTGGCCGATATCACCGAGGCCGTCACCCGTTTCAGCCTGATGCCCGACGCCCAGAAAACCCTGTCGCCTGAGGAACGCATAGGAGTCCGGGTGGCCCTGATCCGGCGATTCTTCAGCGAGGACCTGGATTACATAAATACCACCAAGAATTTTGTGACGGTGTTCGATTTCGCCCCGGTGCTGTCCCGCACCATCGGGCCAGCCACCGGCAACGGCAAGCTGGGCGGCAAGGCCGCCGGATTGTTTAGGGCTGAAAAAATACTGCTGGCCGCCAAGAAAGACAACATCGCCCTGCGCAACCTGTCCATCCCCAAGACGTGGTACGTTACCTCGGACGGCATTATGGATTTTCTGCACTTCAACGCACTGGAGGAGATGCCCACCATCAAGTACCGCGATCCGGTGGAGATCCGCCAGGAGTACCCTTACATCGAGCAGATATTCAAGAATTCCTCCATGTCGCCGGAGATCATCGCCGGCTTGAGTCTGGCCCTGGACGATTTCGCTGATCGTCCGCTGGTGGTGCGTTCCTCCAGCCTGCTGGAGGACACACTGGGCTCCTCCTTTGCCGGAAAATACAAGAGCCTGTTCGTGGCCAACCAGGGCACCAAGCGAGAGAAGCTGGAGGCCCTGATAGACGCCATCGAGGAGGTGTACGCCAGCGTCTTCGGGCCCGACCCCATCGAGTACCGCCGGGAGCGGGGACTGCTGGACTTCAACGAGGAGATGGCCATCGTCATCCAGGAGGTGGTGGGCCGCCGAATCGGAAAATACTTTTTCCCGGCCTACGCCGGGGTGGCTTTCAGCTCCAATGAGTTTCGCTGGTCGCCCCGCATCAAGCGGGAGGACGGCATCATCCGGCTGGTGGCCGGCCTGGGCACCCGGGCGGTGGACCGGATGGGCGACGATTACCCGACCCTGGTCTGCCCCGGCCAGCCCGGCCTGAAAGTGAATGTCAGCCCCGAGGAGGTGATGTGGTATTCCCAGAAGAACATCGACGTTATCAACCTGACCACCCGCCGCTTTGAGACCGTCAATTTCGAGAAGTTGTTGCAGGAATGCGGCCAGGAATATCCGGCCCTGCCCCAGATCATCTCCATCTACCAGGACGGCCAGCTGTTCTCTCCGGTGGGCACCATGATAGATTACGACAAGGGCGCTCCGGTGGTCACCTTCTCCAAACTGCTGACCCACGGCCCCTTCATCCCCCAGATCAAGGCCATATTGGACATCCTCAGCAAAGAGCTGGGCTGGCCTGTGGACATAGAGTTCGCCTGCGACGGCGACATCCACAAGCTGTACCTGCTGCAGTGCCGGCCCCAAAGCCAATCGGGCGGTGTGCACAACATCCCGGTGCCCCAGGATGTGCCCAAGGACGACATCCTGTTCACCGCCGACAAGTTCATCACCACCGCCCAGGTGGAGGATATCGAATACCTGGTGTATGTAGATCCAGAGGAATACGATTCCCTGCCCACCATGGAGGAATTGATCCAGGTGGGGCGAACCATCGGCGAGTTGAATAATAAACTTCCGCGCCAGAAATTTATTCTGATGGGGCCGGGCCGCTGGGGCAGCCGGGGCGACATCAAGCTGGGCGTGCGGGTGGGGTATTCGGACATCAACAACACCGCCATGCTGATCGAGGTGGCCAAAAAGAAGAAGGATTACGTGCCCGAGGTCTCCTTCGGCACCCATTTCTTCCAGGACCTGGTGGAGGCCCGGATCCGCTACCTGCCGCTGTATCCCGACGAGAAGAACATGGTGTTCAACGAGAAGTTCTTTAATAACGCCCCCAACCTGCTGAAGAGGATACTGCCGGATGCCAAGAAGATGGACAAGGTCATCAAGGTGATCAACGTTTCCAAGATGATGGCCGACGCCACGGTCTCGGTGATCATGGACGGCGATAACGACCAAGCACTGGGATACATTAAAAGGAACTAG